A single Columba livia isolate bColLiv1 breed racing homer chromosome 22, bColLiv1.pat.W.v2, whole genome shotgun sequence DNA region contains:
- the TFEB gene encoding transcription factor EB has protein sequence MASRIGLRMELMKQQAQQEAERERAQQQMMMNYVQQQRMPVASTPAINTPVHYQSPPPVPGEVLKVQSYLENPTTYHLQKSRDKKVQAYLSETYGNKFAAHVSPASHSPKPPPAASPGVRPAHVMSSSAGNSAPNSPMAMLNIGSNPEREFDEVIDDIMRLDDVLGYMNPEVHMPNTLPMSSSHMNVYSGDPQVTASLVGVTSSSCPADLTQKRELTDAESRALAKERQKKDNHNLIERRRRFNINDRIKELGMLIPKANDLDVRWNKGTILKASVDYIKRMQKDLQRSRDLENHSRRLEMTNKQLLLRIQELEMQARVHGLPTSSPSGVNVAELAQQVVKQEASGDEGTLEPLLPPPDPESQLVVPPPPQSPYHQLDFTHSLSFDDGSRGFPDSLEPGHSASFPALSKKELDLMLMQDTMLPLASDPLFSAMSPEASKASSRRSSFSMEDADML, from the exons ATGGCGTCCCGCATCGGGCTGCGGATGGAGCTGATGAAGCAGCAGGCGCAGCAGGAGGCCGAGCGTGAGCGCGCGCAGCAGCAGATGATGATGAACTACGTGCAGCAGCAGCGAATGCCAGTGGCCTCCACCCCAGCCATCAACACCCCTGTCCACTACCAGTCCCCACCGCCCGTGCCTGGGGAGGTCCTCAAG GTCCAGTCCTACCTGGAGAACCCCACCACCTACCACCTGCAGAAGTCACGGGACAAGAAGGTTCAGGCTTATCTCTCCGAAACCTACGGGAACAAGTTTGCTGCCCACGTCAGCCCCGCCAGCCACTCTCCCAAGCCGCCCCCCGCCGCGTCCCCCGGCGTCCGACCCGCCCACGTCATGTCCTCCTCAGCGGGCAACAGTGCGCCCAACAGCCCCATGGCCATGCTCAACATCGGCTCCAACCCCGAGCGCGAG TTCGATGAGGTCATCGATGACATCATGCGCCTGGATGACGTTTTGGGCTATATGAACCCCGAAGTCCACATGCCCAACACG CTCCCCATGTCCAGCAGTCACATGAATGTCTATAGCGGGGACCCCCAGGTGACGGCCTCTCTCGTAGGTgtcaccagcagctcctgccctgccGACCTCACCCAGAAGAGAGAGCTGACAG ATGCTGAGAGCCGGGCCCTGGCAAAAGAGCGCCAGAAGAAAGACAATCACAACCTGA TCGAGAGACGGCGAAGGTTCAACATCAACGACCGCATCAAAGAGTTGGGGATGCTGATCCCCAAGGCCAATGACCT AGACGTGCGCTGGAACAAAGGAACAATCCTGAAGGCATCTGTGGACTACATCAAGAGGATGCAGAAGGACTTGCAGAGGTCACGAGACCTGGAGAATCACTCGCGGCGTCTGGAGATGACAAataagcagctgctgctccgcATCCAG gagctggagatgCAGGCGCGTGTCCACGGGCTGCCCACCTCCTCGCCCTCAGGTGTCAACGTGGCCGAGCTGGCTCAGCAGGTCGTCAAGCAAGAAGCCAGCGGGGACGAGGGGACACTGGAGCCACTGCTGCCACCCCCAGACCCCGAATCGCAGCTGGTGGTGCCTCCACCACCCCAGTCTCCCTACCACCAGCTGGACTTTACCCACAGCCTGAGCTTCGACGACGGCTCCCGCGGCTTCCCAGACAGCCTGGAGCCTGGCCACAGCGCGTCCTTCCCGGCCCTGTCCAAAaaggagctggacttgatgcTGATGCAGGACACGATGCTGCCCTTGGCCTCCGACCCCTTGTTCTCAGCCATGTCCCCGGAGGCCTCCAAGGCCAGCAGCCGCCGGAGCAGCTTCAGCATGGAGGATGCCGACATGCTGTGA
- the PGC gene encoding LOW QUALITY PROTEIN: gastricsin (The sequence of the model RefSeq protein was modified relative to this genomic sequence to represent the inferred CDS: deleted 1 base in 1 codon): MENGGQQISGYKSGEPAQLSRLLRRGEGARGARGDNCSMKRLVLALLCLQLSQGLVRIKLKKAKSIRDKMREAGVLEDYLKNVKYKPASEAQVVYEPITNHLDSSYFGEISIGTPPQNFLVLFDTGSSSLWVPSTYCQSPPCYNHAKFNPSASSTFTSSNQTYNVSYGSGTLTVLLGRDTLRIQNITVTNQEFGLSKNEPTQSFYYADFDGILGMGYPSLESGGMATVLQGLLQQNQLAQPIFSIYFSREPAYNYGGELILGEVNTQLFRGDILWAAVTQQRYWQVALDEFGIGDMVTGWCRQGCQAIVDTGTFLLTVPREYMGSFVEAVGAQQTSYGYEVECDEIQNMPTITFIISGVQLPLYPSAYVLNNKGYCILGVEATYLPPQNGQPLWILGDVFLREYYTVFDMADNRVGFAPAV, encoded by the exons ATGGAAAACGGAGGTCAGCAGATAAGCGGGTATAAAAGCGGGGAGCCCGCGCAGCTCAGCCGGCTGCTG CGTCGCGGAGAAGGCGCTCGGGGAGCCCGGGGTGACAACTGCAGCATGAAGCGCCTGGTCCTGGCCCTGCTGTGTCTGCAGCTCTCGCAGGGGCTGGTGAG AATCAAGCTGAAGAAAGCCAAGTCTATACGGGACAAAATGAGGGAGGCCGGCGTGCTGGAGGACTACCTGAAGAATGTTAAATACAAGCCAGCCAGTGAGGCCCAAGTTGTGTATGAGCCGATAACCAACCACCTGGAT TCCTCCTACTTCGGGGAGATCAGCATCGGGACCCCGCCGCAGAACTTCTTGGTGCTTTTTGACACCGGTTCCTCCAGCCTCTGGGTTCCCTCCACCTACTGCCAGAGCCCACCGTGCT ACAATCACGCCAAGTTCAATCCCAGCGCGTCCTCCACCTTCACCAGCAGCAACCAGACCTACAACGTCTCGTACGGCAGCGGCACGCTCACGGTGCTGCTGGGCCGCGACACGCTGAGG ATCCAGAACATCACGGTCACAAACCAGGAGTTTGGGCTCAGCAAGAACGAGCCAACCCAGTCGTTCTACTATGCGGATTTTGACGGGATCCTGGGGATGGGCTACCCCTCGCTGGAGTCGGGAGGAATGGCCACCGTGCTGCAGGGCTTGCTGCAGCAGAACCAGCTCGCCCAGCCCATCTTCAGCATCTACTTCTCTCG CGAACCCGCCTACAACTATGGGGGAGAGCTCATTCTTGGGGAAGTTAACACTCAGCTCTTCCGTGGGGACATTCTGTGGGCAGCGGTGACCCAGCAGCGTTACTGGCAGGTGGCACTTGATGA GTTTGGTATCGGAGACATGGTGACGGgctggtgcaggcagggctgccaggcCATCGTGGACACGGGGACATTCCTGCTGACGGTGCCCCGGGAGTACATGGGCAGCTTCGTTGAGGCCGTGGGTGCCCAGCAGACCAGCTATGGG TATGAGGTTGAGTGTGATGAGATCCAGAACATGCCCACCATCACCTTCATCATCAGCGGCGTTCAGCTCCCGCTCTACCCCTCCGCCTACGTCCTGAAC AACAAAGGCTACTGCATTCTGGGGGTCGAGGCCACCTACCTGCCCCCCCAGAACGGGCAGCCGCTCTGGATCCTGGGGGACGTCTTCCTCAGGGAGTATTACACCGTGTTTGACATGGCTGACAACCGCGTTGGCTTTGCCCCGGCGGTGTAG